A genomic region of Leptotrichia hofstadii contains the following coding sequences:
- a CDS encoding helix-hairpin-helix domain-containing protein, protein MKIKYVIIFVMLLIAGNFLRLLIEEKNIPEIEISKEKNYKKEKAKKDTDLTKSNVKFDINNIEYKDLLKLGINKNKAEKFVKYRDEVGIIKDVNEVKNISGFGKSGLEIAQKFLFVDNEKIQDSTKNYGREITKYNINKLNEKELKKIGFTNKEIKKLLPEIEKSNIKSNIDLEKIIGKERYAEIEDKIKFME, encoded by the coding sequence ATGAAAATAAAATATGTCATCATTTTTGTAATGCTGTTAATTGCGGGAAATTTTTTAAGACTTTTAATCGAGGAGAAAAATATTCCTGAAATTGAAATTAGTAAGGAAAAAAATTATAAAAAGGAAAAGGCTAAAAAAGATACAGATTTAACAAAAAGTAATGTTAAATTTGATATTAATAATATTGAATACAAGGATTTGCTAAAATTAGGAATTAATAAAAATAAGGCTGAAAAATTTGTAAAATATAGGGATGAAGTTGGTATTATTAAAGATGTTAATGAAGTAAAAAATATTTCAGGATTTGGAAAATCTGGATTGGAAATTGCACAAAAATTTTTGTTTGTGGATAATGAAAAAATTCAGGATTCAACCAAAAATTATGGACGTGAAATTACGAAATATAACATTAACAAGTTAAATGAAAAAGAATTAAAAAAAATAGGATTTACAAATAAGGAAATAAAAAAATTACTTCCTGAAATTGAAAAAAGTAACATAAAATCAAATATCGATTTAGAAAAGATTATTGGAAAAGAGCGTTATGCAGAAATTGAAGATAAAATAAAATTTATGGAATAA